From a single Bradyrhizobium sediminis genomic region:
- a CDS encoding DUF2798 domain-containing protein, with product MLRIPRRFSHFVYGVIQSGLTCAIAAGIASFPFIATGTFVTHWARSWVFAWVIMLPVVLFAAPAIRRLSYLLTRGEDDPGQINKAAN from the coding sequence ATGCTGAGAATACCGCGCCGGTTCAGCCATTTCGTTTATGGCGTGATTCAATCCGGGCTTACATGCGCAATTGCGGCGGGGATCGCGAGTTTCCCCTTCATTGCGACCGGCACTTTCGTCACCCATTGGGCCCGATCGTGGGTTTTCGCCTGGGTCATCATGCTGCCGGTCGTGCTTTTCGCAGCCCCGGCGATCCGGAGGCTGTCGTACCTCCTGACGCGAGGTGAGGACGATCCCGGCCAGATCAACAAGGCCGCGAACTGA
- a CDS encoding allantoate amidohydrolase, with protein MAQATDGAGDLGREIVRRIDALGAISETSGHLTRIFLTPEHRAAADLLLAWMQDAGMAAQLDAIGNVCGRYEGGQAGLPCLMLGSHYDTVRDAGKWDGPLGLVTAISCVGDLNRRGKRLPFAVEVTGFADEEGVRFASTLLGSRAVAGTFDDRVLEARDTGGITMRDALLRFGLDPGRICAAARRRGELHGYLELHIEQGPVLENQGLPVGVVTAISGATRLSVALSGMAGHAGTVPMALRRDALAGASECILAVEARCRAEPGLVGTVGSISAMPGATNVVPGKAVFTIDVRAASDQQRTGAVAEITDRIRTIAGRRNLVAAIDVTHENRTVPCAPWLRQQVAGAIAGEGYRVFELPSGAGHDGMAMIDIADVAMLFVRCRGGVSHHPAEHVDPADADAGARVLLRLIEDFRPRQPGDPDLNEK; from the coding sequence ATGGCGCAGGCAACCGACGGCGCCGGCGATCTCGGGCGGGAAATCGTCCGCCGCATCGACGCGCTCGGCGCGATCTCCGAGACTTCCGGTCATCTGACGCGGATCTTTCTCACCCCCGAGCACCGCGCCGCGGCCGATCTGCTGTTGGCGTGGATGCAGGACGCCGGCATGGCCGCGCAGCTCGACGCCATCGGCAATGTCTGCGGCCGCTACGAAGGCGGGCAGGCGGGGTTGCCCTGCCTGATGCTGGGCTCGCATTACGACACCGTGCGCGACGCCGGCAAATGGGACGGGCCGCTCGGGCTCGTCACCGCGATTTCCTGCGTCGGAGATCTCAACCGGCGCGGCAAGCGATTGCCCTTCGCGGTCGAGGTGACCGGCTTTGCCGATGAGGAAGGTGTCCGCTTCGCATCGACCCTGCTCGGCAGCCGCGCCGTGGCCGGCACCTTCGACGATCGTGTGCTTGAGGCCAGGGACACGGGCGGCATCACGATGCGCGACGCCCTGCTGCGGTTCGGCCTCGATCCCGGCCGCATTTGTGCCGCGGCGCGGAGGCGAGGCGAGCTGCACGGCTATCTCGAACTGCATATCGAGCAGGGGCCGGTTTTGGAAAACCAGGGCCTGCCGGTCGGGGTGGTGACGGCGATCTCGGGCGCGACCCGGCTTTCGGTCGCGCTGTCGGGCATGGCCGGCCACGCCGGCACGGTGCCGATGGCGCTGCGGCGCGATGCGCTGGCGGGCGCCTCCGAATGCATTCTCGCCGTCGAGGCCCGTTGCCGGGCCGAGCCCGGGCTGGTCGGCACCGTCGGCTCCATCAGCGCGATGCCGGGAGCGACCAATGTCGTTCCCGGAAAGGCCGTGTTTACGATCGACGTCCGCGCCGCATCGGACCAGCAGCGCACAGGCGCGGTCGCCGAAATCACCGATCGGATCAGGACGATCGCCGGGCGGCGAAATCTGGTTGCCGCGATCGATGTGACCCATGAGAACCGCACCGTACCCTGCGCCCCCTGGCTCAGGCAGCAGGTGGCCGGGGCCATCGCAGGCGAGGGCTATCGGGTGTTCGAACTGCCGAGCGGGGCCGGCCACGACGGCATGGCGATGATCGATATCGCCGATGTGGCCATGCTGTTCGTGCGCTGCCGCGGCGGCGTCAGCCATCATCCGGCCGAGCACGTCGATCCGGCCGACGCCGACGCCGGCGCGCGCGTCCTGCTGCGCCTGATCGAGGATTTTCGCCCGCGGCAGCCGGGCGATCCGGACCTGAACGAAAAGTGA
- a CDS encoding cytochrome c biogenesis CcdA family protein: MIQDVTIPAALIAGLVSFMSPCVLPLVPPYLIYLTGATIEHVANDETETASKRAVMISAGMFVLGFSTVFVALGASASLIGGLIRAWSAELSIVAGIVIMVMGLHFLGLTRIGFLMREGRLPIPKPVGLWGAYAMGLAFAFGWTPCIGPILAAILSVAATEATVTKGAGLLAIYSAGLGIPFLIAAFMVEQFSSLFARMKRHLPAVERAMGVLMVVTGIGFLTGAVSGVSIWLLEAFPALQSFG; this comes from the coding sequence ATGATTCAAGATGTCACGATCCCCGCGGCGCTGATTGCCGGTCTGGTCAGCTTCATGTCGCCCTGCGTGCTGCCTCTGGTGCCGCCCTATCTGATCTACCTCACCGGCGCGACCATCGAGCATGTCGCCAATGACGAGACGGAAACGGCCTCGAAGCGTGCGGTGATGATTTCGGCCGGCATGTTCGTGCTCGGCTTCTCCACCGTGTTCGTGGCGCTCGGCGCCAGCGCCTCCCTGATCGGCGGCCTGATCCGCGCCTGGTCGGCGGAGCTTTCCATCGTCGCCGGCATCGTCATCATGGTCATGGGCCTGCACTTTCTCGGCCTGACGCGGATTGGATTTTTGATGCGGGAGGGGCGGCTGCCGATTCCGAAGCCGGTAGGTCTGTGGGGCGCCTATGCGATGGGGCTCGCCTTTGCGTTCGGCTGGACGCCCTGCATCGGCCCGATCCTCGCCGCCATCCTGTCGGTCGCCGCCACCGAGGCGACGGTGACCAAGGGGGCGGGCCTGCTCGCGATCTATTCGGCGGGGCTCGGAATTCCCTTCCTGATCGCGGCTTTCATGGTCGAGCAATTCTCCTCGCTGTTTGCGCGGATGAAGCGGCATCTTCCCGCGGTCGAGCGCGCGATGGGCGTGCTGATGGTCGTCACCGGCATCGGTTTTCTCACCGGCGCGGTATCCGGCGTCAGCATCTGGCTGCTGGAGGCGTTTCCGGCGCTGCAGAGCTTTGGCTAG